A window of the Isosphaera pallida ATCC 43644 genome harbors these coding sequences:
- a CDS encoding S46 family peptidase — translation MRKSRFATVWASLSLGMAAWLAGGFAVPSLADEGMWTFDNLPLQTLKERYGFEPPAGWADHLRLSAVRFNNGGSGSFVSANGLIMTNHHVGADVLQKISTPERNIYESGFLAETPEQEIAAPDLEINVLVGIKDVTNEVNAAVQPDMDDARAAQARRAAMATLEKKSLEETGLRSDVVTLYQGGRYALYTYKKYTDVRLVFAPEFNIAFFGGDPDNFEYPRYCLDVCFFRAYENGQPAKVEHHLAWSRNGSQDGELVFVAGHPGRTSRQFTVAHLEYLRDHAFPLLLSVLAQREADLKEYSQRGEEQARQAKEDLFGIQNSIKARTGGLKGLQDQALMARKAQEEKALRDAVANDPNLKDYATAWDKIAEAQKVARRVQIDYSLLERGFAFDSQLFNIARGLVRLAEETAKPNEDRLREYRDSNLDSLKLGLFSPAPIYPEFEEFKLARSLRYWYDQVGPNNDLIQQALRGERPEAAAKRLVGGTKLADVAYRKELAEGGRAAIESCVDPMIVLARLVDPAAREVRKIREDQVEGVETANYALIAKARFAQLGDSVYPDATFTLRLAIGTVAGYEVDGQTIPPYTTYEGLFQRADLKGNQPPYVVPSSWIKARDEKRIDLNTPFNFVSTNDIIGGNSGSPVVNCNNEVVGLIFDGNIQSLVLDFVYDDKVARAVSVDSRGILQALKHVYHAANLVRELTGE, via the coding sequence ATGCGCAAGTCCCGGTTCGCAACGGTGTGGGCCAGTTTGAGTCTAGGAATGGCCGCCTGGCTGGCGGGAGGATTCGCCGTGCCGTCCTTGGCCGATGAGGGAATGTGGACCTTTGATAATCTCCCCCTCCAAACGCTGAAGGAGCGTTACGGCTTCGAACCTCCGGCCGGATGGGCCGACCACCTGCGACTCTCAGCGGTTCGATTCAACAATGGCGGCTCCGGCTCCTTCGTTTCGGCCAACGGTTTGATTATGACCAATCACCACGTTGGGGCCGACGTGTTGCAGAAAATCTCGACCCCCGAGCGAAATATCTACGAGTCCGGGTTCCTCGCCGAGACCCCCGAGCAGGAGATCGCCGCGCCCGACCTGGAAATCAACGTGCTTGTGGGTATCAAAGATGTCACCAACGAGGTCAACGCCGCAGTTCAACCCGACATGGACGACGCGCGGGCGGCTCAGGCGCGACGCGCCGCCATGGCGACCTTGGAAAAGAAGTCGCTGGAGGAGACCGGACTACGTTCCGACGTGGTGACCCTCTATCAAGGCGGACGCTACGCGCTGTACACCTATAAGAAATACACCGATGTTCGTCTTGTATTCGCCCCCGAGTTCAACATCGCCTTCTTCGGCGGCGATCCGGACAACTTCGAATATCCCCGTTACTGTTTGGACGTCTGTTTCTTCCGCGCCTACGAGAATGGCCAGCCCGCCAAGGTGGAGCATCACCTGGCCTGGTCTCGCAACGGCTCGCAGGACGGTGAACTGGTCTTCGTCGCCGGTCACCCCGGCCGAACGAGCCGTCAGTTCACCGTGGCCCATTTGGAATACCTGCGCGATCACGCTTTTCCGTTGCTGCTCAGCGTGCTGGCTCAACGCGAAGCCGACCTCAAGGAATACTCCCAGCGGGGCGAGGAGCAAGCCCGTCAAGCCAAGGAGGATCTCTTTGGCATCCAGAACAGCATCAAGGCCCGCACCGGCGGCCTCAAGGGACTCCAAGATCAGGCATTGATGGCTCGCAAGGCTCAGGAAGAAAAGGCGTTACGTGACGCCGTGGCCAACGACCCCAACCTCAAGGACTATGCCACCGCCTGGGACAAGATCGCCGAGGCTCAGAAGGTCGCGCGGCGAGTGCAAATCGATTACAGTTTGCTGGAACGCGGTTTCGCCTTTGACTCGCAGCTATTCAACATCGCCCGCGGCCTAGTCCGCCTGGCCGAGGAAACCGCCAAACCTAACGAGGACCGGCTCCGCGAATACCGCGACTCCAACCTCGACTCGCTCAAGCTCGGCCTGTTCTCCCCCGCGCCGATCTACCCCGAGTTCGAGGAGTTCAAGCTCGCCAGGTCGCTGCGTTATTGGTACGACCAGGTCGGCCCCAACAACGACCTCATCCAGCAAGCTCTGCGAGGCGAGCGCCCGGAGGCTGCCGCCAAGCGTCTCGTCGGCGGAACCAAGTTGGCTGACGTCGCCTACCGCAAGGAATTGGCTGAAGGCGGCCGCGCGGCCATCGAATCGTGCGTTGATCCGATGATCGTGCTGGCCCGTCTGGTCGATCCAGCCGCCCGCGAGGTCCGCAAGATCCGAGAGGATCAGGTCGAGGGCGTCGAGACCGCCAACTATGCCTTGATCGCCAAAGCGCGGTTCGCTCAACTCGGCGACTCGGTTTATCCCGACGCCACGTTCACTCTGCGTCTGGCGATCGGCACCGTCGCGGGTTACGAGGTCGATGGGCAAACGATTCCCCCCTACACCACCTACGAAGGTCTGTTCCAACGCGCCGACCTCAAAGGCAACCAGCCGCCCTACGTCGTGCCCTCCAGCTGGATCAAAGCCCGTGACGAAAAACGGATCGACCTGAACACCCCGTTTAACTTCGTTTCGACCAACGACATCATCGGCGGTAACTCCGGGAGCCCGGTGGTCAACTGCAATAATGAGGTCGTCGGCCTGATCTTCGACGGCAATATTCAGTCCCTGGTCCTCGACTTTGTCTACGACGACAAGGTGGCCCGCGCGGTCTCAGTCGATTCCCGAGGAATCCTCCAAGCTCTCAAGCACGTCTACCACGCCGCCAACCTGGTGAGGGAACTCACGGGCGAATGA
- a CDS encoding aminotransferase class V-fold PLP-dependent enzyme yields MLPHSFLLHALMIYLDNAATSFPKPEPVYQALDRFARTALANPGRAGHRMAVQAEGTLDQGRHLLNQFFRGEAPQRWIFTLNGTDALNLAIKGLVQPGDHVVTSDLEHNSVSRPLRALERAGVITLTRLESEAGYLDPAAVAKALRPETRLVVLTHAANVLGTVQPIEAIARIVRQADSLLLVDAAQTAGVVPIDLKTTPIDLLAFPGHKALYAPTGVGALYVGPRARPRPWREGGTGGDSSSEVQPEEYPYFLEGGTPNVLGVAGLIAGIDWVNEQGQETLRRHEIALLTRVVDWVEAEGAAIGWRIAGRWDPETHVAPLSLVPPEGLSPSDLGGILDSSFDIAVRPGLHCAPYIHRRLGTFPDGTIRLSPGPFNTPDHIDALLKALTEITAGVV; encoded by the coding sequence TTGCTTCCTCATTCCTTCTTGCTCCACGCGCTCATGATCTATCTCGACAACGCTGCAACCAGTTTCCCCAAGCCCGAGCCAGTCTATCAAGCGCTCGATCGGTTCGCCCGCACCGCGTTGGCCAACCCGGGACGAGCTGGGCACCGTATGGCCGTCCAAGCTGAGGGGACGTTGGACCAAGGCCGCCATCTCCTCAATCAGTTCTTTCGCGGCGAGGCCCCCCAGCGCTGGATTTTCACCCTCAACGGCACCGACGCCCTGAATCTGGCGATCAAAGGCCTCGTCCAACCAGGCGATCATGTCGTGACATCCGACCTGGAACACAACTCGGTCAGTCGTCCCCTGCGCGCTCTGGAACGGGCCGGGGTCATTACGCTGACCCGTCTCGAGTCGGAGGCGGGCTACCTTGACCCGGCCGCGGTGGCCAAAGCGCTTCGGCCCGAGACTCGTCTGGTGGTCTTGACCCACGCGGCCAACGTATTGGGCACCGTCCAGCCAATCGAGGCGATCGCCCGGATCGTCCGTCAGGCCGATTCGCTATTGTTAGTGGACGCCGCCCAAACCGCTGGGGTGGTGCCAATCGACTTGAAAACCACGCCGATCGACCTATTGGCCTTCCCCGGCCACAAAGCACTCTACGCTCCTACAGGTGTCGGCGCACTCTACGTCGGCCCCCGCGCCCGTCCCCGCCCTTGGCGCGAAGGAGGGACGGGAGGCGATTCCTCTTCGGAGGTCCAACCCGAGGAATATCCCTATTTCCTGGAGGGCGGCACCCCCAACGTGCTGGGAGTCGCCGGATTGATCGCGGGAATCGACTGGGTCAACGAGCAAGGTCAAGAGACCCTGCGACGCCACGAGATCGCTCTTCTGACCCGGGTAGTCGATTGGGTCGAGGCCGAGGGAGCAGCCATCGGCTGGAGGATCGCCGGCCGTTGGGACCCGGAAACCCACGTTGCGCCGCTGTCCCTGGTGCCTCCCGAAGGGCTGTCGCCCTCCGACTTAGGCGGAATACTCGACAGCAGTTTCGATATTGCGGTGCGTCCCGGTTTGCATTGTGCGCCTTACATCCATCGACGTTTGGGAACCTTCCCGGACGGCACCATCCGCCTGTCCCCCGGACCATTCAACACCCCCGACCACATCGACGCCTTGCTCAAAGCCCTCACTGAGATCACCGCCGGCGTGGTTTGA
- a CDS encoding DUF4097 family beta strand repeat-containing protein, translating into MFRFGKPCKRGHQQDPLIVVIDERGRVSSERLGEPGIRFLDDEPSSAVSTSNKAKTTEPPNAETRGDAKAKAAGGWPVTTLVFLGVVVGGVALNEVGLLDLERSRVESPVVKEFELTTGASLRVESFNGPIQVRRGASDMVRCEVVRIGEAPTQQAARAIAEGIVVETQREEAEGVERLTLKVSAPDVQPGFSALAEVRVEAPADMAIDLKAQNGSVDVRDWNGQVAVHTNNGSINIRGGRGQYLLASRNGSVMVEARDAVVQASTDNGRIEFRGDFAPGESKLENRNGSIKVKLSPNQSIELDASTINGSIKTDLVPKRPHRGPGRDPDHDRDRPKHVTSLIKTLGEHPQASLVMRTINGSIEVGMERRD; encoded by the coding sequence ATGTTCAGATTCGGCAAGCCATGCAAGCGGGGTCACCAGCAAGATCCCCTCATTGTGGTGATCGACGAACGAGGGCGGGTCAGTTCCGAGCGCTTGGGTGAACCCGGTATCCGTTTTCTGGATGACGAGCCGAGTTCCGCTGTTTCCACCTCCAATAAGGCCAAGACCACTGAGCCGCCCAACGCCGAAACGCGCGGCGACGCCAAGGCCAAAGCGGCGGGCGGCTGGCCCGTCACCACCTTGGTCTTCCTCGGGGTGGTCGTGGGTGGAGTGGCGCTCAACGAAGTGGGTTTGCTCGATCTCGAGCGTTCCCGCGTGGAGTCGCCCGTTGTCAAAGAGTTCGAGCTGACCACCGGAGCGTCGCTTCGGGTCGAATCGTTCAATGGCCCCATCCAAGTGCGCCGGGGAGCCAGCGATATGGTGCGTTGCGAGGTGGTGCGCATTGGTGAAGCTCCCACGCAGCAGGCCGCCCGAGCGATCGCCGAGGGAATCGTGGTGGAAACTCAACGCGAGGAGGCCGAAGGAGTGGAGCGTCTCACGCTCAAAGTCAGCGCGCCTGACGTTCAACCCGGCTTTTCCGCCCTGGCCGAGGTGCGCGTTGAAGCGCCCGCCGACATGGCCATCGATCTCAAGGCTCAAAACGGATCGGTGGACGTGCGGGATTGGAATGGACAAGTCGCGGTCCACACCAACAACGGTTCGATTAACATTCGCGGTGGCCGAGGGCAATATCTCCTGGCTTCTCGAAACGGCTCGGTCATGGTTGAGGCGCGGGATGCGGTGGTCCAAGCCTCGACCGACAACGGCCGAATCGAGTTTCGCGGCGACTTCGCGCCCGGCGAATCCAAGCTCGAGAATCGTAATGGCTCGATCAAAGTGAAGCTATCTCCAAACCAGTCGATCGAGCTTGACGCCTCTACGATCAACGGTTCGATCAAGACCGATTTGGTTCCTAAGCGCCCCCATCGCGGACCAGGTCGGGACCCCGACCACGATCGGGATCGGCCGAAGCATGTCACGTCCCTGATCAAGACCTTGGGCGAGCATCCCCAAGCTTCGTTGGTCATGCGGACAATCAACGGTTCGATCGAAGTTGGCATGGAGAGGCGGGACTGA
- a CDS encoding ThiF family adenylyltransferase produces the protein MSEVTNNGRPHEAEAVDPLERYSRQTRFHALGMAGQRKLMRSRVTICGCGALGTVLANHLARAGVGFLRIVDRDFIETHNLQRQILFDEADVASNLPKAEAAARKVRAINSTIEVEPIVTDIDHTNILDLTADVDLILDGTDNFETRYLINDAAVKLGKPWIYGGVIGSEGQTMTILPGETPCLRCVVETAPPPGMAPTCETAGVLGPAVSVVASFEAIEAIKLLAGQFEALNRNLILIDVWDWTWRALKIAKLREKVNCPCCKGRQFDWLDGKEGSHTTTLCGRNAVQVAHRRPEPIDFAELSRNLGPAAQARFNNFMLRFQADGHEFTVFPDGRAIIKGTNDIAKAKTLYAQYLGN, from the coding sequence ATGTCCGAAGTCACCAACAACGGTCGTCCACACGAAGCCGAGGCGGTCGATCCGTTGGAACGTTACAGCCGTCAGACTCGCTTTCACGCTCTGGGCATGGCAGGACAGCGCAAACTCATGCGCAGCCGCGTGACCATCTGTGGCTGTGGAGCGCTGGGAACGGTGCTCGCCAACCACCTGGCCCGAGCGGGGGTGGGGTTTCTGAGGATTGTGGACCGCGATTTCATCGAAACCCACAACCTTCAACGTCAGATTCTCTTCGACGAGGCCGACGTTGCCTCCAACCTTCCCAAGGCCGAGGCGGCCGCCCGCAAGGTTCGGGCTATCAACTCGACGATCGAGGTCGAGCCGATTGTCACCGACATTGACCACACTAACATCCTCGACCTGACCGCCGACGTTGATTTGATTCTGGATGGGACCGACAATTTCGAGACCCGTTATCTCATTAACGACGCGGCGGTGAAACTCGGCAAACCGTGGATCTACGGCGGCGTGATCGGCTCTGAAGGTCAAACGATGACCATCCTTCCGGGTGAGACCCCTTGCCTGCGCTGCGTGGTGGAAACCGCCCCACCGCCGGGCATGGCCCCGACCTGCGAAACTGCCGGCGTGCTTGGTCCAGCGGTTTCGGTGGTTGCCTCGTTCGAGGCAATTGAGGCGATCAAACTCCTCGCCGGTCAGTTCGAGGCGTTGAATCGCAACCTGATCCTAATCGACGTGTGGGATTGGACCTGGCGCGCCCTCAAGATCGCCAAGCTGCGTGAGAAAGTGAACTGCCCCTGCTGCAAGGGACGCCAGTTCGATTGGCTCGACGGCAAGGAAGGTTCGCATACCACCACGCTTTGCGGGCGCAACGCGGTTCAGGTGGCGCATCGCCGTCCCGAACCGATCGACTTCGCCGAATTGTCCCGTAACCTGGGACCGGCCGCCCAAGCGCGCTTCAACAATTTCATGCTGCGGTTCCAAGCCGACGGCCACGAGTTTACCGTTTTCCCCGACGGCCGGGCAATCATTAAGGGCACCAACGACATCGCCAAAGCCAAAACCTTATACGCCCAATACCTCGGCAACTGA
- a CDS encoding MoaD/ThiS family protein, with product MLRAQTGGKDTLEVPGGTVAEVLARVAADHPDLGERMYKNGELQRFLNIYLNDEDVRYLDHELNEPVKETDEIAIIPNVAGG from the coding sequence ATGCTGCGAGCCCAGACCGGCGGCAAGGATACCCTGGAGGTCCCTGGCGGCACCGTCGCCGAGGTCCTCGCACGGGTCGCGGCCGATCATCCCGACTTGGGCGAACGAATGTACAAAAATGGAGAACTTCAACGTTTTTTGAACATTTACCTCAACGACGAGGATGTTCGTTACCTCGACCATGAGCTCAACGAGCCGGTCAAGGAGACCGACGAAATCGCCATCATTCCCAACGTGGCTGGCGGTTGA
- a CDS encoding DUF427 domain-containing protein — translation MPQAVWNGEVIAQSDDTVVVEGNHYFPADSIRREFFSDSATTSVCGWKGTARYYSVTVNGQTNPDCAWSYPDPKPAASQIKGRIAFWKGVKVS, via the coding sequence ATGCCTCAAGCTGTGTGGAATGGCGAAGTCATCGCCCAAAGCGACGACACCGTGGTGGTCGAGGGCAATCACTACTTCCCCGCCGACTCGATTCGCCGCGAGTTCTTTAGTGACAGCGCGACAACCAGTGTGTGCGGCTGGAAGGGAACCGCTCGGTACTATTCGGTGACCGTCAACGGTCAGACCAACCCTGATTGCGCTTGGTCTTATCCCGATCCCAAACCCGCGGCCTCTCAGATCAAAGGTCGGATCGCCTTTTGGAAGGGCGTCAAGGTGAGTTAG
- the thrC gene encoding threonine synthase, with amino-acid sequence MNASSDSGDSGSLVAGLRCRLCGTLYPARPINFCPEDFGPLEVDYHHDAVARTFNRAAIASRPRTMWRYRELLPLDGPPTVGTQVGCTPLVRADRLAKVLGVSELYIKNDAVNHPTLSFKDRVVAVALSKAVEFGFKTVGCASTGNLAGSVAANAAAAGLEAYVLIPDNLEAGKILGATVYGAKVIAVSGNYDQVNRLCSQIAFKYGWGLVNVNLRPFYAEGSKTMGFEIAEDLGWCAPDHVVAPMAGGSLIGKIYKAFKELEKHGLIGPVSTRMYGAQASGCNPIAALVKSGGKRIKPVRHPNTIAKSLAIGDPADGDFAASLIHATGGWSEDVSDEEIVAGMRLLAQTEGIFAETAGGVTVAAARRLIQDGKIDRDGSTVLCITGNGLKTQEALIDHVARPQVIPPNLAAFEELVGLAPVDSAGLVAAS; translated from the coding sequence ATGAATGCGTCGTCGGATTCGGGAGATTCGGGTTCGTTGGTGGCAGGACTGAGGTGCCGCTTGTGCGGCACTCTGTATCCAGCCCGCCCCATCAACTTCTGCCCCGAGGACTTCGGCCCGCTGGAGGTCGATTACCATCACGACGCGGTGGCTCGCACCTTCAACCGCGCGGCGATTGCTTCCCGTCCCCGCACCATGTGGCGCTATCGGGAACTCCTCCCGTTGGACGGCCCGCCGACCGTGGGCACCCAGGTTGGTTGCACCCCTCTGGTTCGAGCCGACCGTCTGGCCAAGGTCCTGGGGGTCTCTGAGCTTTACATCAAAAACGACGCGGTCAACCATCCCACCCTCTCTTTCAAAGATCGAGTGGTCGCCGTGGCGCTCTCCAAGGCGGTCGAGTTCGGCTTCAAGACCGTCGGCTGCGCCTCGACCGGCAACCTCGCCGGCTCAGTGGCGGCCAACGCCGCGGCTGCTGGGTTGGAAGCATATGTGTTGATCCCCGACAACCTGGAAGCCGGAAAAATCCTCGGGGCCACCGTCTACGGTGCCAAGGTGATCGCCGTTTCGGGGAACTATGACCAGGTCAACCGTCTTTGTTCCCAGATCGCCTTCAAATACGGCTGGGGCCTGGTGAATGTCAACCTGCGTCCCTTCTACGCCGAAGGCTCCAAGACGATGGGCTTCGAGATCGCCGAAGACCTGGGTTGGTGTGCGCCGGATCATGTGGTCGCGCCCATGGCCGGTGGCAGCCTCATCGGCAAGATTTACAAGGCGTTCAAGGAACTGGAAAAGCATGGGCTAATTGGACCGGTCAGCACGCGGATGTATGGCGCTCAGGCGTCGGGCTGCAACCCAATCGCCGCGTTGGTGAAGTCGGGCGGCAAGCGGATTAAACCGGTTCGCCACCCCAACACCATCGCCAAGAGCCTTGCGATTGGCGACCCCGCCGACGGCGACTTCGCCGCGTCGCTGATTCACGCCACTGGGGGCTGGAGCGAGGATGTCAGCGACGAGGAAATTGTCGCCGGGATGCGGCTGCTGGCCCAAACCGAAGGGATCTTCGCCGAAACCGCCGGCGGCGTTACCGTCGCGGCCGCACGGCGTCTGATCCAAGACGGCAAGATCGACCGCGACGGCTCGACCGTGCTTTGCATCACCGGCAACGGTCTCAAAACCCAAGAAGCGCTGATCGATCACGTGGCCCGTCCCCAGGTCATCCCGCCCAACCTCGCCGCCTTCGAGGAACTGGTTGGTCTGGCACCCGTTGATTCGGCCGGCTTGGTCGCTGCCTCTTAA
- a CDS encoding DMT family transporter, translating to MLASAFGFALMGVLTHELGHQADWSVIALARAIFMLGAALALARHAGIRLPIWRPTTLWIRSIAGAFGMMCNFYALTVLPVADVLTLTNTFPLWIGLLSWLTLGQSLGRFEWAAIGLGVVGVAVLQQPHFDQGGLAILLALASAVSTAIAMLGLHRLKGVDARAVVAHLAAVGGLTALGAVLWRWDSASLAFDGWTARDGTLLVGVGVCGTASQLFLTRAYAASPPGRLAPLSLSQVLFAVILEAILFGRLPTAWAWVGFALVLIPTAAIMTQAARPPSTHRLAAPSPNSRDSRPRWPRLHVACRLPLQDHRALDGVRRSS from the coding sequence TTGCTGGCCAGCGCATTCGGTTTCGCCCTTATGGGTGTTCTGACCCACGAACTCGGCCACCAAGCCGACTGGTCCGTGATCGCCCTGGCGAGAGCCATCTTCATGCTTGGCGCAGCGTTGGCCCTGGCCCGGCACGCCGGGATTCGCCTTCCAATCTGGCGACCGACCACCCTTTGGATCCGAAGCATCGCCGGAGCATTCGGGATGATGTGCAATTTCTACGCACTGACCGTGCTGCCGGTCGCCGACGTTCTGACCCTCACCAACACCTTCCCGCTCTGGATCGGTCTGCTCTCCTGGCTGACGCTGGGCCAATCGTTGGGTCGATTCGAGTGGGCGGCGATTGGTCTGGGAGTGGTTGGGGTGGCGGTCCTTCAACAACCCCACTTTGATCAAGGCGGCCTGGCGATCCTCCTGGCGTTAGCCAGCGCGGTTTCCACCGCCATCGCCATGTTGGGTCTGCATCGGCTCAAAGGGGTTGACGCCCGCGCGGTCGTTGCTCACCTGGCGGCCGTCGGCGGTTTGACGGCGCTAGGCGCGGTCTTATGGCGTTGGGACAGCGCGTCGTTGGCTTTCGATGGATGGACCGCCCGCGATGGGACCTTGCTGGTTGGGGTGGGCGTGTGCGGCACCGCCTCGCAACTGTTCCTCACCCGGGCTTACGCGGCCAGTCCTCCCGGACGCTTGGCCCCTTTGTCGCTGAGTCAAGTGCTGTTCGCCGTAATCCTAGAGGCGATCCTGTTCGGTCGGTTGCCCACCGCCTGGGCGTGGGTCGGTTTCGCTCTGGTTCTGATCCCCACCGCCGCGATCATGACCCAGGCCGCCCGCCCCCCCAGCACGCATCGACTTGCCGCTCCATCGCCCAACTCCCGAGACTCCCGACCACGTTGGCCCCGCCTCCACGTTGCATGCCGTCTCCCACTTCAAGACCACCGGGCGCTTGACGGCGTGAGACGGTCAAGCTAG
- a CDS encoding metal-dependent transcriptional regulator → MASQTIENYVKTIYLIASQTGRVHGEPVSTGELAVALNVSPGTVTGMLKSLSEAKLATYAPYEGVKLSEQGRSLALKVLRRHRLIELFLTQTLELSWDEVHEEAEHLEHAVSDRLIERIDDYLGRPGFDPHGDPIPSADGVVTEPQGQPLSDLGRDDHFKIIRVVEQDSAFLRYLTDCGLDLGTVGRLAEKRPESGAVVLQVANRAVALGWDAAGKVLVERVPG, encoded by the coding sequence GTGGCCAGTCAGACGATCGAAAATTACGTGAAGACGATCTACCTCATCGCTTCGCAAACCGGACGGGTTCACGGCGAACCAGTCTCCACCGGCGAGTTGGCCGTCGCGCTCAACGTCTCACCCGGCACGGTCACCGGAATGCTCAAATCGCTGTCCGAAGCCAAGTTGGCCACCTATGCCCCTTACGAAGGGGTGAAGCTCAGCGAGCAGGGACGTAGCCTGGCTCTCAAGGTTTTGCGCCGTCACCGCCTGATCGAACTCTTCCTCACCCAGACCCTCGAACTCTCCTGGGATGAGGTCCACGAGGAGGCCGAACACTTGGAACATGCCGTCTCCGATCGGCTTATCGAGCGGATCGACGACTATCTGGGGCGGCCCGGCTTCGACCCCCACGGCGATCCGATCCCCTCAGCCGACGGTGTGGTGACCGAACCCCAAGGCCAGCCGCTCTCTGACCTGGGGCGCGACGATCACTTCAAAATCATCCGTGTTGTCGAGCAGGATTCGGCCTTTTTGCGCTATTTGACCGATTGTGGTCTCGACCTGGGAACCGTGGGACGCCTGGCGGAAAAACGTCCTGAATCCGGCGCGGTGGTCCTCCAGGTAGCCAACCGCGCCGTAGCTTTGGGCTGGGACGCCGCGGGCAAGGTGCTGGTCGAACGGGTCCCCGGTTGA